In Liquorilactobacillus nagelii DSM 13675, the following proteins share a genomic window:
- a CDS encoding type II toxin-antitoxin system antitoxin SocA domain-containing protein — translation MKTAIKPVNEEYEIRGEKINIVSNAKFNTETDQKIFDEELDELAIGKAFDEYRDRHNIITPTRIKKLRNKFNLTQRDFAALLGWSATTIATYETGALASNANNTILVALEKDKVLAQSLYNSRKNMMTERGRKSFEKCVNLEIEDGAQSLIEKGINESFTSTNYTEFSGFNTFDLKKFTNMVIYFVKKVPEITKTKLNKMMFYTDFKYFKENVISISGVPYARLQYGPVPDNYNLLYGSIENSKLIREKQINANGHERSVYVTEEDFNKELFNEKELNTMSKIVEICGNYTASELSNKSHKEDAWKKNDTAQKISYIFAENLSI, via the coding sequence ATGAAAACAGCTATAAAACCAGTAAATGAAGAGTACGAAATTCGAGGAGAAAAAATAAACATAGTGTCAAATGCTAAGTTTAACACTGAAACTGATCAAAAGATTTTTGATGAGGAATTAGACGAACTTGCCATAGGAAAAGCTTTTGATGAATATCGTGATAGACATAATATTATTACACCTACCCGAATAAAAAAATTGCGTAATAAGTTCAATTTAACTCAAAGAGATTTTGCTGCACTTCTTGGATGGAGTGCTACAACGATTGCAACGTATGAAACCGGCGCACTAGCTTCTAATGCAAATAACACCATCTTGGTGGCATTAGAGAAGGATAAAGTTTTAGCTCAATCATTGTATAATTCAAGGAAAAATATGATGACGGAACGAGGAAGAAAATCTTTTGAAAAATGTGTTAATTTAGAGATTGAAGATGGAGCTCAATCATTGATTGAAAAAGGGATTAATGAGTCATTCACTTCAACAAATTATACGGAGTTCTCTGGTTTCAACACATTTGATTTAAAAAAATTTACTAATATGGTTATCTATTTTGTTAAAAAAGTTCCAGAAATTACTAAAACAAAACTAAACAAAATGATGTTCTATACGGATTTTAAATACTTTAAGGAAAACGTAATATCAATTAGCGGAGTACCTTATGCCCGTTTACAATATGGTCCAGTTCCAGATAATTATAATCTTTTATATGGGTCTATCGAGAATTCTAAACTCATTAGAGAAAAGCAAATTAATGCTAATGGACATGAAAGAAGTGTTTATGTTACTGAGGAGGATTTCAATAAAGAACTTTTTAATGAAAAAGAGCTTAATACAATGAGTAAGATAGTAGAAATTTGTGGTAATTATACGGCAAGTGAATTATCTAATAAATCGCACAAGGAAGATGCTTGGAAAAAAAATGACACGGCTCAGAAAATCTCATATATTTTTGCTGAGAATCTTTCAATTTAA
- a CDS encoding type II toxin-antitoxin system MqsR family toxin yields the protein MSCASQSTIKRFLIDFKKSLANGNWEIVQRREEYARLSMTPSAAKIILMELTPDDYVSGPENDRDRVGEFLWKFHKDGVLENDLYIKLKLIEDHAKVISFHETIYD from the coding sequence ATGAGCTGCGCTAGTCAAAGTACCATCAAAAGATTTCTAATAGACTTTAAGAAATCTTTAGCAAATGGAAATTGGGAAATAGTTCAAAGAAGAGAAGAATATGCAAGGTTAAGCATGACCCCTTCAGCAGCAAAAATTATTTTAATGGAACTAACCCCTGATGATTATGTGAGTGGCCCCGAAAATGATAGAGATAGGGTAGGAGAATTTTTATGGAAATTTCATAAAGATGGTGTTTTAGAAAATGACTTGTATATAAAGTTAAAACTAATCGAAGATCACGCAAAGGTAATTTCATTCCATGAAACAATATATGATTAA
- a CDS encoding Ltp family lipoprotein: protein MRKNKFFMLFIVALFSFLVPIMSSSNTAKAVSMEKINALVSAKEYAHDQYMSKQAVYDQLTSSAGEGFKTSAANYAMKHLKANWNKNALKSAKSYVKQQNLSQQGVYDQLISSSGDQFTASQAQYAVNHLKVNWDKVALKSAKEYQTQQNMSAQDIKEQLVSSSGEQFTEEQADYAIQHLNQ, encoded by the coding sequence ATGAGAAAAAATAAATTTTTCATGTTATTTATTGTTGCACTGTTTTCATTTTTAGTACCAATCATGTCTTCTTCTAATACTGCTAAAGCAGTTTCTATGGAGAAAATAAACGCTTTAGTTTCTGCAAAAGAGTACGCTCATGATCAGTATATGAGTAAACAAGCAGTTTATGACCAATTAACTTCATCTGCTGGTGAAGGATTTAAAACAAGCGCTGCTAATTATGCTATGAAACACTTAAAAGCTAATTGGAATAAGAACGCTTTGAAATCTGCTAAATCCTACGTAAAGCAACAGAACCTTAGTCAACAAGGAGTTTACGATCAACTGATTTCAAGCTCTGGAGATCAATTTACTGCATCACAGGCACAATATGCCGTAAACCATTTAAAAGTTAATTGGGATAAAGTAGCTTTAAAATCTGCAAAAGAGTATCAAACCCAGCAAAACATGTCCGCACAAGACATCAAAGAGCAACTTGTTTCAAGCTCCGGAGAGCAGTTTACCGAAGAACAAGCAGACTACGCAATTCAACATTTAAATCAATAG
- a CDS encoding metallophosphoesterase, whose amino-acid sequence MTKNEFKMLVVSDSHGDRKILENLLNHYQKKIDLFIHCGDSELPETDKLFETYQVVAGNCDYDSAFKSDQLILYENERIWITHGHHYQVNFGLERLALAARQQRVDFCFFGHTHQLGFEMHNNCLFLNPGSISLPRGNYANLGGTYAIVTVNPQAIGIQYYKRNFQPVTELRGHFKKFREK is encoded by the coding sequence ATGACAAAGAATGAATTTAAGATGTTAGTAGTTAGTGATAGCCATGGAGATCGAAAAATTTTAGAGAATTTATTAAATCATTATCAGAAGAAAATTGATTTATTTATTCATTGTGGAGACTCGGAGTTGCCAGAAACTGATAAATTGTTTGAAACATATCAAGTTGTTGCAGGAAATTGTGACTATGATTCGGCTTTCAAAAGTGATCAATTAATATTGTATGAAAATGAACGAATTTGGATAACTCATGGACATCATTACCAGGTTAACTTTGGTTTGGAACGTTTGGCGTTAGCTGCGCGCCAACAACGGGTAGATTTTTGCTTTTTTGGACATACTCATCAACTGGGCTTTGAAATGCACAATAACTGTTTATTTTTAAATCCGGGCAGTATTAGTCTTCCACGTGGTAACTATGCCAATTTGGGAGGAACTTATGCAATTGTTACTGTTAACCCCCAAGCAATTGGAATACAGTACTATAAGCGAAATTTTCAACCGGTTACAGAATTAAGAGGGCATTTTAAAAAATTCCGTGAAAAATAA
- a CDS encoding XTP/dITP diphosphatase, giving the protein MKKILIATKNQGKAREFCAFFNPRGFKVLTLNDLEQIPQIIENGTTFTENAMIKAQTLTKLLGTVTLADDSGLMVTALAGRPGIYSARYAGDHDDAANNAKLLRELSGVAKNERQAVFHTSLVVTRPQQTPLTVVGEVTGEILTKARGTDGFGYDPLFYLPKLGKTFAELTSVEKNQVSHRGKAIQQLSQEFDGWWQNDKE; this is encoded by the coding sequence TTGAAAAAAATTTTGATTGCCACTAAAAATCAGGGAAAAGCTCGTGAATTTTGTGCATTCTTTAATCCACGAGGTTTCAAAGTTTTAACGCTGAATGATTTGGAGCAAATTCCGCAGATTATTGAAAATGGAACGACATTTACCGAAAATGCAATGATTAAGGCACAGACACTGACAAAGTTATTAGGAACGGTTACATTAGCTGATGATTCTGGATTAATGGTAACTGCTTTAGCCGGGCGACCAGGTATTTATTCGGCTAGGTATGCGGGTGACCATGATGATGCAGCTAACAATGCTAAACTGCTGCGAGAACTTTCTGGTGTTGCAAAAAATGAACGCCAAGCAGTTTTTCATACCTCATTAGTGGTTACTCGGCCGCAGCAAACGCCTTTAACAGTTGTAGGAGAAGTTACGGGTGAAATTTTAACTAAAGCACGTGGCACTGATGGTTTTGGGTACGATCCTTTGTTTTATTTACCCAAATTAGGAAAAACTTTTGCTGAATTAACATCGGTTGAGAAAAATCAAGTTAGTCATCGAGGAAAAGCAATTCAACAATTAAGTCAAGAATTTGATGGGTGGTGGCAAAATGACAAAGAATGA
- a CDS encoding YslB family protein — MDENRYQELVGNKGLATLLGYETLRDMLLPDLLGTNSNILYWAGKRLARKFNLAKDEDLPLFFAASNWGNLERIKAKRQQQLFKLSGPIVALRLKQKNPEFQLETGFLAETIQNQAGFLTEAIIQNQDPRHGWINILAQLDLTDPIDPALMPTVEPLQLNSQSNSKE, encoded by the coding sequence ATGGACGAAAACAGATATCAAGAACTGGTAGGAAATAAGGGATTAGCTACTTTATTAGGCTACGAAACCTTGCGTGATATGCTGCTGCCAGATTTATTAGGAACCAACTCAAACATTTTATATTGGGCCGGTAAACGTCTGGCCCGCAAATTCAATCTAGCTAAAGATGAAGACCTACCGCTCTTTTTTGCAGCTAGCAATTGGGGTAACCTAGAGCGAATTAAAGCTAAACGGCAACAGCAACTATTTAAACTATCCGGTCCAATTGTTGCTTTACGTTTAAAACAAAAGAATCCTGAATTTCAGTTAGAAACTGGGTTTTTAGCTGAAACTATTCAAAATCAAGCAGGCTTTCTTACCGAAGCAATTATTCAAAATCAAGATCCACGTCACGGCTGGATTAATATCTTAGCTCAACTGGATCTAACTGATCCAATTGATCCAGCACTAATGCCTACAGTTGAACCACTACAATTAAATTCTCAGTCGAACTCTAAAGAGTAA
- the trxA gene encoding thioredoxin, whose translation MVKELTDATFEEATKTGVTLTDFWATWCGPCRMQSPVVEELDDEMGDQVSFAKVDVDQNTQVASEFGIMSIPTLLIKKDGQVVDTLVGYHPKEQIKTKLEQYL comes from the coding sequence ATGGTAAAAGAATTAACTGATGCAACTTTTGAAGAAGCTACAAAAACTGGAGTAACTTTAACTGATTTCTGGGCAACTTGGTGTGGACCGTGCAGAATGCAGAGTCCAGTTGTTGAGGAATTGGATGATGAGATGGGTGATCAGGTATCTTTTGCTAAAGTAGATGTTGACCAAAACACTCAGGTGGCAAGTGAATTTGGAATTATGAGTATACCAACCTTGTTAATTAAAAAGGATGGTCAAGTAGTTGATACATTAGTAGGCTATCATCCAAAAGAGCAAATTAAAACAAAATTAGAACAATATCTTTAA
- a CDS encoding endonuclease MutS2, giving the protein MNQKVLQTLEYDKIKQQIARYLVTPRGQQILAQLTPSADMAVIQTGLARTKDALDVWRLKTDLPLPKLSDIGSQLKRLKIGAVLNGKELAAITKVLRAAGRIQRFFEQLAKDEITLQSLDQLAQQLETLPALTKTLLRSLESDGHLTDDASTKLAAVRRSIRQTELHLRSQLNSLIRGKNAKYLSEPVITIRDDRYVIPVKQEYRTHFGGVVHDQSASGQTLFIEPAVAVELNNRLKEHQANEREETRRILRELSAALAPYITELAENYRILGEFDFASAKARYAMQIKATEPKISADNQLYLRQAWHPLLDQHQAVRNDLLLGKDYQTIVITGPNTGGKTITLKTLGLIQLMGQSGLFIPAYEGSRLGIFNEVFADIGDEQSIEQSLSTFSSHMTNIVNLLKKSNQHSLVLLDELGAGTDPQEGAALAIAILDALAASGAEIVATTHYPELKAYAYERPGTINASMEFNSQTLQPTYRLLVGVPGQSNAFEISQRLGLPADIVTAARNLTSQQDQDLNQMIQDLVQKRQQAEEEKRQLQEHLDEATVLHQELSQNFDKFNQQREQLLQQAKTKANLLVDEATQKAAQIIDQLRQLRLSAGQGVKEDQLISAKTKLDQLHQPVALPQNRVLRRVKRDQQLRSGDDVMVKPYDQAGVLLEKTGNHQWEVQLGSLKMRVAEDNLEKIKVTPQASKIRSSFKSTSQAHVSTTLDLRGERYEAALTRVDRYLDAALLAGYGSVTIVHGKGTGALRSGITKYLQQNRRVKSFKAAPANAGGSGATIVELK; this is encoded by the coding sequence GTGAATCAAAAAGTGCTGCAAACATTAGAATATGACAAGATCAAGCAGCAAATAGCTAGATATTTAGTAACACCACGTGGCCAGCAAATACTTGCACAATTAACTCCGTCGGCAGATATGGCTGTCATTCAAACCGGATTGGCGCGAACTAAAGATGCTCTTGATGTTTGGCGTTTGAAAACTGATTTGCCGTTGCCTAAATTGAGTGACATTGGTTCACAATTAAAACGACTGAAAATTGGAGCAGTTTTAAATGGCAAGGAATTAGCAGCTATTACCAAGGTTTTACGGGCAGCAGGCCGCATACAGCGCTTTTTCGAGCAATTAGCCAAAGATGAGATAACTTTACAATCGCTGGATCAATTGGCACAACAGTTAGAAACTTTGCCAGCACTGACGAAAACTCTTTTGCGATCGCTTGAAAGTGATGGGCACTTAACAGATGATGCGTCAACTAAATTAGCGGCAGTACGACGGTCAATTCGTCAAACAGAATTACATTTACGCAGTCAATTAAATTCATTGATTCGTGGTAAAAATGCTAAGTATTTGAGTGAGCCGGTGATTACTATTCGAGATGATCGTTATGTTATCCCGGTTAAACAAGAATATCGCACGCATTTTGGTGGAGTGGTACATGATCAAAGTGCTTCAGGACAAACATTATTTATCGAACCGGCAGTTGCAGTTGAGCTAAATAATCGCTTAAAAGAACATCAAGCTAATGAACGTGAAGAAACTCGCCGAATTTTACGAGAACTTTCAGCAGCTTTGGCACCGTACATCACTGAACTGGCTGAAAATTATCGTATATTGGGAGAATTTGATTTTGCAAGTGCTAAGGCTCGTTATGCGATGCAAATAAAAGCAACAGAGCCGAAAATTTCTGCTGATAATCAACTGTATTTACGGCAAGCTTGGCATCCTTTATTGGATCAACATCAGGCAGTGCGCAATGATTTGTTATTGGGAAAAGATTATCAGACAATTGTTATTACCGGGCCGAATACTGGTGGAAAAACAATTACCTTGAAAACTTTAGGGCTGATTCAGTTAATGGGCCAGTCAGGATTATTTATTCCAGCTTACGAAGGCAGTCGATTAGGTATTTTCAACGAAGTTTTTGCAGATATTGGTGATGAACAGTCAATTGAACAGAGCTTAAGTACCTTTTCGTCTCATATGACGAATATTGTTAATCTTCTTAAAAAAAGTAATCAACATTCTTTGGTTTTATTGGATGAACTCGGGGCAGGAACTGATCCACAAGAAGGAGCAGCCTTGGCAATTGCTATTTTAGATGCCTTGGCAGCTTCTGGAGCAGAAATTGTGGCAACAACTCATTATCCAGAACTAAAGGCTTATGCGTATGAAAGGCCAGGGACAATTAATGCTAGCATGGAATTCAATAGCCAAACATTACAGCCAACTTATCGCTTATTAGTGGGTGTTCCAGGACAAAGTAATGCTTTTGAAATTTCCCAGCGACTTGGTTTGCCAGCGGACATTGTAACAGCGGCTCGAAATTTGACCTCACAACAAGATCAAGATTTGAATCAAATGATTCAGGATTTGGTTCAAAAACGTCAACAAGCTGAGGAAGAAAAAAGACAATTGCAGGAGCATTTAGATGAGGCTACTGTTTTACATCAAGAACTAAGTCAGAATTTTGATAAATTTAATCAACAGCGTGAACAGTTATTACAGCAAGCTAAAACTAAAGCCAATCTTTTAGTTGATGAAGCTACTCAAAAAGCCGCTCAAATTATTGATCAATTGCGTCAACTACGTTTATCTGCGGGTCAGGGAGTTAAAGAAGATCAATTGATATCAGCTAAAACCAAGTTAGATCAATTACATCAACCGGTTGCTCTGCCACAAAATCGTGTTTTGCGAAGAGTTAAACGAGACCAGCAATTACGCTCTGGGGATGATGTTATGGTCAAACCGTATGATCAAGCAGGGGTATTATTAGAGAAGACTGGAAATCACCAATGGGAAGTTCAATTAGGAAGTTTAAAAATGCGTGTTGCTGAAGATAATTTAGAGAAAATTAAGGTAACTCCGCAAGCTAGTAAAATTCGATCTTCCTTTAAATCAACTAGTCAAGCTCATGTCTCCACGACGCTGGATTTGCGTGGTGAACGATATGAAGCAGCACTGACTAGAGTTGATCGTTACTTAGACGCAGCATTATTGGCGGGGTACGGTTCAGTGACGATTGTACATGGAAAAGGAACTGGGGCACTGCGTTCAGGAATTACTAAGTATTTACAGCAAAATCGTCGGGTTAAAAGTTTTAAAGCGGCACCTGCAAACGCAGGGGGTAGTGGAGCAACGATTGTTGAGTTAAAATAA
- a CDS encoding CvpA family protein: protein MLISIIILGILLISYLRGAKRGFIQMLLDLVAGLVLIGIASWAAPIAGKILQPLITKLFSQSSLVLTNQLGYWLGYLLIFLLGGAVVNWFFRMFSIFTWITKLPVVHGLNTVIGGILAIIFSCLLIYISLRFLKSWSNVELHQAISNSPIAQLILQWVPNVTNIFFN from the coding sequence ATGCTGATTTCAATAATAATTCTAGGTATTTTGTTAATTTCTTATTTAAGAGGGGCAAAACGTGGATTTATTCAAATGTTATTGGATTTAGTGGCCGGGCTTGTTTTGATTGGTATAGCCAGTTGGGCTGCACCAATCGCAGGAAAAATACTGCAGCCTTTAATAACAAAACTTTTTAGTCAAAGTAGTCTAGTTCTAACTAACCAATTAGGATATTGGTTAGGATATCTATTGATTTTTTTACTCGGTGGAGCAGTTGTTAACTGGTTTTTTAGAATGTTTTCAATTTTTACTTGGATAACTAAATTGCCGGTCGTTCATGGATTAAACACAGTTATTGGTGGAATATTAGCCATTATTTTTAGTTGTTTATTAATTTATATTAGTCTTAGATTTTTGAAGTCTTGGTCAAATGTTGAGCTGCATCAAGCAATTAGTAATTCACCCATTGCACAATTAATATTACAATGGGTACCCAATGTAACCAATATTTTTTTTAATTAG
- the zapA gene encoding cell division protein ZapA yields the protein MAEGKKRFKAHINGKNYVIVGDSTPEHMKAVVDVVNQQLAEIKEMLPTISDEKAAILLAVNAVSDQIYKAAELKRIEQINEHSNRTE from the coding sequence ATGGCGGAAGGGAAAAAACGCTTTAAGGCCCACATCAACGGTAAAAATTATGTGATTGTCGGTGACAGTACTCCAGAGCATATGAAAGCAGTTGTTGACGTAGTTAATCAACAACTAGCTGAAATTAAAGAAATGCTGCCGACGATTAGTGATGAAAAAGCAGCAATTTTATTAGCAGTTAATGCCGTTTCAGATCAAATATATAAAGCGGCAGAACTAAAAAGAATTGAACAGATAAACGAACATTCTAACCGGACAGAGTAG
- a CDS encoding DUF1292 domain-containing protein yields MKETDDLITLVDDQGNETLYEILFTFESDDYGKSYILLIPADSQPEEQVDVLAFSYDPDEGTANEAQLHDIENDDEWDMVEGVLDTFLNDEKLQ; encoded by the coding sequence ATGAAAGAAACAGATGATTTGATAACGCTGGTCGATGATCAGGGAAATGAAACACTTTACGAGATTTTGTTTACCTTTGAATCAGATGATTATGGAAAATCATATATTTTGCTGATCCCAGCGGATTCTCAACCAGAAGAACAGGTCGATGTTCTAGCCTTTTCCTATGATCCAGATGAGGGAACAGCTAACGAAGCACAATTGCATGATATTGAGAACGATGATGAGTGGGACATGGTTGAAGGTGTGCTTGATACTTTCTTAAATGACGAAAAGTTACAGTAA
- the ruvX gene encoding Holliday junction resolvase RuvX — protein MNRLMGLDVGSKTVGIAVSDLLGWTAQGIEIIPIDEEAGQFGIERVAELVEKYQIGGFVLGLPKNMNNTSGPRVAAAKNYGVLLEQHFKLPIDYQDERLTTVEAERMLVEQADTSRKKRKKVIDKVAAGLILQSYLDGHGKLLQ, from the coding sequence GTGAACCGTTTAATGGGCTTAGATGTTGGTTCTAAGACAGTCGGAATCGCGGTAAGTGATTTACTGGGATGGACAGCCCAAGGAATCGAGATTATTCCGATTGATGAAGAAGCTGGTCAATTCGGGATTGAACGGGTTGCTGAATTGGTTGAAAAATATCAAATTGGCGGATTTGTTTTAGGTTTACCTAAGAACATGAATAATACTTCAGGACCAAGGGTAGCAGCTGCTAAAAACTATGGTGTACTATTAGAGCAGCATTTCAAATTGCCAATTGATTATCAAGATGAACGGCTGACAACGGTTGAAGCAGAACGAATGTTAGTTGAACAAGCAGATACTTCACGCAAAAAGCGCAAAAAAGTTATTGATAAAGTAGCAGCAGGGCTAATTTTACAAAGTTATTTAGATGGTCATGGAAAATTGCTGCAATAA
- a CDS encoding IreB family regulatory phosphoprotein — translation MSSLDKTMYFSFEDGDRKDIRDTLETVYRALEEKGYNPINQIVGYLLSGDPAYIPRLNDARNLIRKHERDEIVEELVRYYLHKEEAK, via the coding sequence ATGAGTTCGTTAGATAAGACAATGTATTTTTCTTTTGAAGATGGTGACAGAAAAGATATTCGCGATACTTTGGAGACAGTTTATCGTGCATTAGAAGAAAAGGGATATAATCCAATTAATCAGATTGTCGGTTATTTACTTTCTGGTGACCCGGCGTATATTCCGCGGTTAAATGATGCACGGAATTTGATTCGAAAACATGAACGTGATGAAATTGTTGAAGAACTAGTACGTTATTATCTGCATAAGGAGGAAGCTAAGTGA